Below is a genomic region from Terriglobia bacterium.
TTCGATTCGGTGTGGGTCGCGCTTCTGTCGCATGGGACTGGCGCGAAGAAGCTTGCGGCTGCATGCTGGTAGCCATCGTGTACCTCTCACATTTCTAAGTTGTGATGCACCCCGTGTTGCGGTGGGACAGTGGCAACATTGGACCACAAATGCAGGGTCTCTTCAAACTACCCCGGCCAGTTTTTCTCCATTACACTCCGTACCTGAAAGCCTGCCCAATTTTGTGCCCACGATCCATCTCTGCCCTTATCGGCAGGCGGAGGCCTTGTCGACGCGCCTCGGCTGCGGTTTTCGTCTTCCGAATCTGTAAAATGTCTTCTTGCCATTACTGGTCTGCATCCCGCCATTAAGAGCGTGAGGTACTTCAATGGCACGATGACTCGATCGCCAGATGGCAAGATTCTCGAATCGATCCTGGGAGGAGTTCGTGCAACGTAATCTGGGAAACTCTGGAATCAAAGTCGGCCCGCTCGCCTTTGGTGGAAACGTCTTCGGCTGGACGGCCGACGAGGCAACATCCTTCCGCCTGCTGGATGCTTTCGTCGATTCGCAGTTGAACCTTATCGACACCGCCGATGTCTACTCCACATGGGTCCCCGGACACATCGGCGGAGAATCCGAAACCGTCATCGGCAATTGGTTCAAGAGAACGGGGAAGCGCGACAAGATCGTCATCGCAACCAAGGTTGGTAAGCAGATGGGAGATGGCCGCAAGGGTCTCTCGCGCGACTACATCATGCAATCCGCCGAGAACTCTCTTCGTCGTCTCCAGACCGACTACATTGATCTTTACCAATCGCACGAAGATGATCCCGGTACGTCGCTCGAAGAAACCCTCGGTGCATTCTCCGACCTAATTAAGCAGGGCAAAGTTCGCGCGATTGGCGCTTCCAACTATGGTGCTGCCCGTCTCCAGCAGTCGCTCGAGGTCAGTTCGCAAAAAGGTTATTCACGCTACGAAACTCTCCAGCCCGAGTACAACCTCTATGCTCGCGAACCGTTTGAGAACGATCTTCTTCCCATCTGTGAAGAATCCGGCCTCGGCGTCTTGCCGTATTTCTCTCTCGCCTCAGGATTCCTCACCGGAAAATATCGTTCCGAAAGGGATCTCGCACAGAGCCCTCGCGGCTCCCGCGTGAAGAAGTTCCTGAACGAGCGCGGATACCGTATCCTCAGTGCGCTCGATCAGGTTGCGCGCCAGAAGCACGCCACCGCAGCGCAGGTCGCGCTCGCTTGGCTAATCGCCAGGCCGACGGTTGTCGCTCCTCTTGCCAGCGCCACCAGCGTCGAGCAGTGGAGTGAGTTGCAGGCTTCCGTTCATCTCCATCTCAGTGCAAGCGAGGTCCACTTGCTGAATGATGCCAGCGCATAGCGCGAAAGCGTCACTTGGCCCCACATCGTTCGCAAGTTTTGTATGATTGGGTATTCTCAGTGGGCTTCATGGAAACCGGCGGAATCTTTCTTTCGTTTATTGGGATTGTCGTGTTGTTTGCAGCAGACTGGCAGAATTGTCCGGTCGTCTGGCTTGCCGCACTCCTTTTCCTTTTCGCCGCGCTGGTAGGCTTTACCGTTCGGAGATGGCGATTTCCTCTTGTGGTGCTTCTCGCCCTCTCCCCAGTTGCCGCGGAATGGTCCTCTGTGCATCTCAAGGCCTTCCGCACCGAACTCGGCAATACCGCCCCGGATCTGATGACGATCGCGATTATCGGTCTGGTGCTCGCTTATACGGCCTCACTGATTGGCGGGGGAATCCGGTCACTTTTCGATGCAGGCCGTCGGTAAGTGTTTATCTGTTCTGATAGTGGAACACCGGCGCCTTCTTTGCACAAAACCGCAACCGCTCACGCACAAGGAGCTCGTTCCAGAATCACGAATTCCCGTAATTGATTTTGCGATTCGACCCAGGTCCGCGGCTAGCGCCCGATTTCGCCCAGCGCCTTATTCCACGCAACCAGCCGCTCCGTTCCCGGGACCTCGTCGAGTCGTACACGGCTCTTTTCGGACGCAAAGTAATAGGTCCAGATCCCGACGGCAAGTGTGAATGCTATGGCGTTGAGCATGGTAACCCAGGCATCGACCGAGATTCCAAAGCGAGTGCGCACCGCTTCACCGCTTGTCATCATCGCGGCCATCACGACAAATCCGGCAGTTATCCCAAACACGTAATGACGCCACGTCATTCCAAACAGCCGACAGAAGAGAAACAGGAAGAACAATAGACCAACTTCTACGAAACTTGCCGATCGATCCAGGGTGAGCAGTGCAGAAACTCGGGGAGTATAGCCCTCCGGATGTTGAATTCCCATGAACAGCGCAATCGCGGAAAGGAGCAGCACGCCACTAACGTACAATCGGTTCCCCCAACGGCGCAACGCGTGATATGGCTGGAATGTGACAGCGAATATTTCTTGTATCACCGCAAACGTGAAGAAGACATCCAGCATCTCGCCAAACCACCAATTGTAAAAATAGGCAGCATAGGAGACTTGGTAGGTAACGAAAGAGAGAACCCCCTGAATCAGATGAAAAATCGTGTAGGCAAAAAAGACAGGGAAAGTTTGGAGCTGTTTTCGGCGCAGGATGAACAATGCCGTTGCCAGCTGAAGCGCAAAACACAACGGTACAATGATGTATTCGGTCAATGCGATGGTCATGAGCGCCGGGCTCAGGATATTCCTGAAACCCGGCGCCGCACAACCGTTAGCTGCACTTTTGGACAGCGGGGTCGCAAGTGGGTGAGCCGCCGCCCTGCCCATTCGGTGAAACCGTGGTCGTTGAGGTTGCCGTTCCGGTTGCCAGGGCAATTAGAAGCAGGGTGATTGCGAGAACATCTTGCACGGTGAACTCCTTCAAGTTGGGTTTGTTTACCGTGCTAAGGTGAATCGGCAGTGTAGGTTATGCTGAAAAATCAAAGTAGCGTTTCATGTTCCGAAAGTGGAACAAAATACCTCTTGACGCCTGCCCGGAATGATTCGACCGCGCAAAGCTTGCGTTCCGGGGCATTCGCCGGCCAGTGTCTATTTCTTTTAGTTCCCCGAGAACTGGTCCAATCTCATCGCTATCCCAACCACCTGTCCCAGTATCTCCGCCTCGGACCCTAACCGAACCGTCCTGTTCTTCACCGGAGACATGGGATGCGAGCGCAGGGTCAGTATCGATCCCTCCTGATCGCACCAGCAGCAAGTGAACCCATCCCGCATCTCGACGAAGTAGATCGGCCTCTCATATTCGGAGCGCCATCCGCCATCCGCCACCTTCGTCCGATTTTCGTCGATTTGCACAAATGCCCCAGGCGAGAGCAGAGGATACATCGTCCAGTCTTTTGCCCCGATGTACCCATACGTGTACTTCCGGTCGAGGAAGTTTTTCAGCAGCGTCATCGGTACCGTCCCCCACTGCTGAATCATCCGTACAATCAGCGTCGTCGACTCCCCCCGGAACCCCGGATCCATGATCAATGGCATTTCGGCCTGCGCCTGATGTTCCAGTGCCGGCGCCAGCCCCGAATTTGGCGTATCGAACATCGTCAGGTCCGTGGGTATGCGCCCCAGGTCCAGGTCGTACATCTTCAGGACCTCGTGGTAATCGGCGCGATAAATCACGGACAGCGAGTAAACCCGGTAAATGCTCGGGATGATGCCCTTAGTTTCGATATCGGAAAGGCGGCTGAGGGAAATGAAATAATCCGGATTGTTGTATTTGATCGCGAGCTTTTCGCTGGCACTTTCCACCATGCGGATGCTCAATCCCAGCCGTTCCCGCAGCGCGCGAAGCTTCTCGCCGGCCGTCACCAGTAACCTCCCTTACTGCCCAACCGCACGCAGTCTCAAAAGGGAGAGTCTTACGAAAAATCCTCAATCCTACAAGCAAAACCTGCCATGCCCTGAGATTCGTTTTCAAGAAAATGACCCAAGGCATTCATTCCATGCCCCGCATCTCCAGCACTTGGCAAGATGGTGGTCTTTTGCTCAGCGTCCTTTGCAACCGGACGCGTTTTGCCCGATATTGGTCCCAGTGTTATCCTGACCCTGGCGAGCGGGGTTGGTATAGTGGTCGTGCCCCGGCTTCCCAAGCCGGTGACACGGGTTCAATTCCCGTACCCCGCTCCAAAGGCAGTTCCCAGTTCAGCGTTCTCGGTTCTGAGTTACCCCGTACAATCTTGTTGAAGAGCTTCAGGGTAGCCTCGGCACTTCTATGTCCAGGAAACTAACTGAGAACCAGGAACTGAGAACTGAGAACCGGGTTTTAGGCCTCATCTCCGACACCCACTCCCGCATCCGCCCGTCCGCCCTCGAAGCCCTGCGAGACTCTGACCTGATCCTTCACGCGGGAGACATCGGTTCACCGGACGTTATTTCCGCCCTGAAGAAAATTGCACCAGTCCACGCCATCTACGGAAACATTGATCGCGAACCTCTTACGAAGAAGTATCCGCCGACCGAAGTCGTCGAGATCGCATGATTCACAACCTGAAGGTCCTCGACCTCGACCCCCGCGCCGCCGGCTTCGCCGCCGTAATCTACGGTCATAGCCACAAGCCCGAATACTGCTTCAAAAACGGAGTCCTCTACTTCAACCCCGGCAGCGCCGGCCCAAGGCG
It encodes:
- a CDS encoding helix-turn-helix transcriptional regulator — encoded protein: MTAGEKLRALRERLGLSIRMVESASEKLAIKYNNPDYFISLSRLSDIETKGIIPSIYRVYSLSVIYRADYHEVLKMYDLDLGRIPTDLTMFDTPNSGLAPALEHQAQAEMPLIMDPGFRGESTTLIVRMIQQWGTVPMTLLKNFLDRKYTYGYIGAKDWTMYPLLSPGAFVQIDENRTKVADGGWRSEYERPIYFVEMRDGFTCCWCDQEGSILTLRSHPMSPVKNRTVRLGSEAEILGQVVGIAMRLDQFSGN
- a CDS encoding aldo/keto reductase, whose protein sequence is MQRNLGNSGIKVGPLAFGGNVFGWTADEATSFRLLDAFVDSQLNLIDTADVYSTWVPGHIGGESETVIGNWFKRTGKRDKIVIATKVGKQMGDGRKGLSRDYIMQSAENSLRRLQTDYIDLYQSHEDDPGTSLEETLGAFSDLIKQGKVRAIGASNYGAARLQQSLEVSSQKGYSRYETLQPEYNLYAREPFENDLLPICEESGLGVLPYFSLASGFLTGKYRSERDLAQSPRGSRVKKFLNERGYRILSALDQVARQKHATAAQVALAWLIARPTVVAPLASATSVEQWSELQASVHLHLSASEVHLLNDASA